In Mercenaria mercenaria strain notata unplaced genomic scaffold, MADL_Memer_1 contig_3877, whole genome shotgun sequence, the genomic window CATTAAAAGCAAAAGTTGTGAAATCGGCAAAAAAGAATATGTTTATATTCTTCATGGACATGGAAGGAATGTTCCTTAGTCACGCAGTACCACAAGGACAGACGGTCACAGCAGCATACTATTCAAAGGTTTGTTATGATATTCtatataacaatgtaatatgagtatttgtatttttgaaactactattattataataatctaAAGTTATTCAGTATTTGAATAACATACATGAAGtatttaatttgaacaaaatgcgtAAGCACGTGATTTGAAGATAAGACATCTCTCAATTTTCAGGTCATCAAACGAGACTTGATGCATGCGTTACGAAAGAAACGACCACACATTGCAGCtgaatatattatatttcatcagGACAATGCACCAGCCCATCGTGCCGAATCAACCACCCTTGAAATAGATATTCTGGGGTTTGAACGGCTGATTCATCCTCCTTATAGTCCGGACCTCGCACCCATGGATTTCAGTGTTTTCCCTGCCTTAAAGTCTGAATTGCGCGGTCACAAATTTGACAATCTTGATCAGTTGCGATACGCCATGAGAACTATACTTTCCAAGAAGTCATGTGATTGGTACAGAGGTATCTATAACACTTGGGTCCAGAGACACACGAAATGTATAGAGAAAAACGGCGAGTActttgaaaaagtttaaatgacTGACGTCACTGACGTCGTTTTACTTGCACCGTGTGCGCCGTGCTGTAAGCAGTGACTAATTTTATAATACCATGAAAATGTAACTATtgatttgtttactgtaaaattttcaacatttattgggtgaaaattaaatatttatgctGTGTATATTTCGATTATCTATTACAAACCATTTGCTTAATATACCGAATGTCTACGTATTTTTTGATAGCCCCTCGTATATCACGACAGGGTGGCCgggaaaactgaatgaattcagtaccgtATAAAATTTAATTCGTAGGGTTTGAAATTGTTAATAATATATTATAGCACGtgcgacatttttttttactgctATGCGTTAAAATTTCATGCATCGTATCgtacatattcaaaattgtgcgtcgtacagTAGCAGTTCAGCATCGCGGGTGCAATAATATGAAACACCATGTTTCCATAAACactataccctgaaatcccgaaaataagccgcggcttattttataTTTTCGTAAGGAattggtggcttattttcgagaccggcttatttttgagtccggcgaactttcGAGTACATATATCCGGTAACGATTTAAAAACCTGCGTATTTTCGAGTGCCATTTTTTTTATACCGGTATTTGATTTTTAGTCAAAACATCGAtgtcggtaaatacttatacttctgacataatTACCCATAGaaaaagttttgtctggcctaacaaacaaaaCACACCTATGTTTCGATCGCCAAACCGTGAACGGGTATGAATAACTTGCATAATACGTGACAAACACCGCTTTGTGATatcaatttaacagttttataggcTTTCTTATATAGTggtataattacatgtacaatgGTGTTTTACAAGTTGTAAATAATGGAAACGCCAAAACAAAATGGTAGAAGCTATACGAGGGAATTTAAACTGAAAGTTGTGTCTCATTACAAAACGTTGTCAGCTggaaatattaaagataaagtAATAGACACAGCCCGACattttaacatagaagaaaccaaTGTTAAACGTTGGCTGAAAGCTCAGGCGGACATTAAAATTTCGCCAAAAGGTTCTAAAAGTACCGTTTCGGGACGGAGAGCTTTATTTCCTGACATGGAATCTCAGTTTCATCACGAATTTCTTGAAATTAGACAAGGACTGAAAACAAAAGCTTGGTGGTTCAAATCCCGTGGAAAGGAACTTTGATACAAAAAAGTgaacggcttatttttgagtacggcttatttatgagccctttttgcctgtagtgaaatggtggcttattttcgagaccggcttattatCGAAACCAGcgtattttcgggatttcagggtatacaTTCTTTAATACCAAAAATTCAATTATCATAATAAgtaacttgtaacatatgttgcTGTGATCCCGTACGCATAGGGACCACCTGAGCTAAAATAGGCGAACCTCTTGCGGCGcaggggaagagtgtctgtctcctcaccaggaggtcattggttcaaatcctggATTATAGGGTATGTTTTGcgttgaatcaacagccgtttccactgctagcgaatactggctaGAACTTCACGACAGTGACAGCAAAcatataaataagttgcagcacttctaataaaaaagaacaaGCTTGATATAGATCCTCTAGcttcttgtttataaatacggtagtcgaaagatttggatgaatacattaaacaaaaagttatataaaaggtaaaagggtaaACAATTTATGCCCCCACGCTGTAAAGAATGCTTGTAACACAAAATATATCGGTAATTCATATTCAATAAGACGaataataaaaatacttataactgtcttttctcagatattttaaatggacaCAGTATTACGGCCACCGGATGATAAATATGTcactgttcagttatgcataGCTAcctcatatacagtttgagaaaaccccgcagtccgtggtccgcagtacgtgtcgaagtaagctgaaaatctaatataaacacgttaaacttttaaaaacttatttaaatcatactatattttgtttattttgttcacATTGCTATTATCTCTATAAATGTGTATttgatttttcatatttaatacattttctgCGTATCGATTATTGACAAGCTTTAAATGCAGAAGTATATCGTGGCGATTCATATATGTATATCATTATACATGTAAGAAGGTCATACTTTACTTCGCGTAAAAGTTAAGGggtatatataaaatgaaattcaaaagaaTCAGGAACTACTTGGATAGTGTTAATCTCCCTTGGCACCTGGGAatccaaaaataaattattagttATATAAGCACTAAGTGGTAGCGTGATCTGTCACGGACGCCCGACCCACATGTACCTCAGTCggtcaattttgtttgtttgtttgtgttgggtttaaacgccgtttttcaacagtatttcagtcatgtaacgtcgggcagttaacctaaccgatgttcctggattctgtaccagtacaaacctgttctccgcaagtaactgccaacttcccctcatgaatcagagatggactACGAATGTTGTTTACGAATGAATAGATTTAacgatatttcaaataaaaaccaagaaatgtatttttatcgGACTGCAGATTACAACTGAACGTGGGTGGATTTTGGCTGTTCTTTTTTAACGTTTATTTTACAGATTGAAAGAGCGCTATAAATATCTTGTAAATAATAATGTTGAAAAGATCGATGTCCTGatatctaattttattttctgataccacttaatatcacgtcgacgtgacgtcaacataatatcataATAACGTTTTAGCCTAGATTAGGGTTTAATAAAGTTTCGGGGCGTTTATTCAATGCAAAAAGTTAGTATTCATTGAATATAACAGTCCCGTTGAAACTTATACgatgatattttcaaatatgtactcAGAAATTTCGCAAAAGGAATGCTTATATTATGTAAAAATCATGCCAAactctttttatgaaattattgttttcgacCGGAATGACTAGGAATGCGTAAAAACTGTCcaatagattaaaaaaaaacactaaaattattatataaatttattctaCTTTATAATGAGCGAAAAAATACGGGGgtctccgacttcgttttcgctgtGTTGTCTTAGGTTTTCACCTACCCGCCTTTTCATACGCAGTGTTTGtacatcaaaatttcagaaagagctgtttgtattttaggggGAAATAAATTAatcacaaaaaagtttacaaaaacataaattttattttgagcgtattctaattttgtaagccattttTTCCGATTTCTTTCCTATTTTTATTGTAACACTTGTATACCTGAATGCATGTTACAAAcctaatgaaaaaatgatattgctgATTAAACATTTAACTGCTTGTTCTCTCCTCCGTAGatctatttttaattttctgaaaatgttcctggaatgtttttgaataaaatactaCTACGAAATTTCTTGACTACCGGGTTCACGCTACGGTGCTATGAATATTGGGTAGTTTAGGAACAATAAAAATGTTACGTTATTTTcctgttgttctttttttcaaccaagtttaaaatgtctgtttgtaggatttatttgcaTCCTTTATTTTACGGCTGGTTGCATTATcaattttttgtgttatttggTTTAAGCCCATTTTAACTGTTTCATACATAGTTAAATGCAGTTTTCCTCTGAATCTGAAGATATTAGTTTGAACCCGGCTAGCTACAGTGCTCCATGGAGTGGGAAAATTGTCAATTTCTTACCGATTAGAAACTGTAAAGAATGGACGTGTAAGCAGACCACCGTGACATCATTGGAAGGTTCGTGACGTAAGTAACGGTGTAAACACAACACAATGGTTATCAAATGCAAAGGTGAAATTACTTATTCATTTCATGTCCGTGCATATTTTTTGTTAAGCAGACTTTGAGCAGTTATGTTTCGAggaacccttttaaattttttttcgtcAAAGTTTGGAAACGCACTGATCTTTCATatcttatacttatttaaaaaaaatacacatactgaTTAAAGCGGTGGAAGTTTTTATCTGAGTGTTATaaatatgaatacggtcaaagGCTGACAAAATCTTTgccatatttttactttaaacatgattttttgtttGCTTCATGGCGTTCATTCGagctttcatatatatatataaaagtaggCAGTAGTTATATCCACTCCTTTGATGAACTACAAGTAGTTtgtattaaaagtttttttttaaaaaattataataagcatttaacaatgaaataaaaaaggagcgtttaaattatcaaaacacaCTTTGATAACTTACAATTGTATTATTACTTCACACTATTGTAAGCACttgtttaaagcagcatgcctccagatttggccaaaaaataatctttctttcaaattaaagtttggtcttattatgaacattagaatatgactttttcttctaaaatattctaaaagttccaaagcaagaaaaaaaatatgaccgcgccgGAAATCGAACCCCaaaccgccgcggcaataaagacatttttccgtcgtcgtaaccaatagcgctacaGCTGGAGTAGAgaataatatctttaaaatatagatattaatagtcgagacagtttacctgaagtaaaagcgtgacaaacgcgtttcaattttcatcgtaaaaagtagtagaacagcaaattctcaagtgtttccgtaacataaagtttgtcagtaattaagttttaaagccttcttcttaagaaatatagcatttatttcaagatatctaaaacattttttttgttgtcgaacgatcttcAGGCATACTGCTTTAAAAGTGAACATGGAgttattttcacattaaattattTCGACTTAGATACTGCAAAAACACAACTTACGTATAACTGAAGAAGTATCCTTTTGTTTAGTGTACTCGAAACTGGTTTACTGAGCAGATAGACAGagatatttatacaaaaattatCTCGGATTATTATGGCTATTTGTTGGCATTTTTTTCGCTTTTAATATCTAAAAAACACGAACATTTCATCTTAGTtgaaaactattattttttatatgtacTACAGCGAAAACCTCCAAATCGAATCTTCCTTAAACCGGATTGCGCCGAAAATCTCGATTGCGAGAGTCTCGATTTGATTGTGTAAGGGTATTCTAAATTTTGATGTTATCGGTTTTTAAATCATCGCAATGTTTAATTTTtatgcatgacttctgcatccgcattttgacgGTTTTTGTAAAAATGGGTCATCCCATAAATTGCAAATGTATCcggttttatcaaataaataaaaattctcAAACAAAAGTAAACTTTTCCTagaaaatgtaaagcacatttcATTTTTGCAATTGAATGAAAAATTCAAACTGCTTAATTTGCTTGAGTATTTCGGTATCCTGATCTAGATTGAATTGCACATCGACATTGACGTATATTAAGCGCTTTTTTGTTCTTCCTTTGCATGCTTCAATACCAGTGTTTTACTCGGGGCatctatggccgagtggttaagacgCTAGCTTTGAATCACTTGCAAATCACAGATGTGAGTTCGAGCTTCGTAGAAGAAACagtccaactggcttacggaaagtcgttTGTTTTATCCGGGTGTAATAATGCAAGGAAAAGCACCTGGGAGAAATACTAAGATCAGCTTTCAttgataaaattgtttctttatataagtTAGATagaagaaaaatatcgaatatgTTACCATCCGTTCCTGGGCGGTGCAAACAGTGTTCTTTTTGTCATCACTGTActtttgtgtgcgtgcgtgcatgtgtctGTGTTTCTATCTAAGGTGGGCCTATTTGGCAATGTGTGGCCCTGGCTGTATTTGCCGTGCATTCTGCTTGCAAAGAGTATACCTTACCTTTTCCAAGATAATAGCAGAAacacaaataaatctatttcaaaaacgaatttgCTAAATACCAAGCAGGTGATATTGTTAAACGAAGAACTTGAAATAGCGGCCTAAATCCCgttaggctttacattttattgcattttttttcacactttttcTTTACCGTGGTGTCGAGCTTAATTGTACGAACAGACGTATCGGCGTATGCCCAGGTGCCCCTACCACCTTAGGCTTTACATTTAGTTGCATATTTAGCAATTCAAGCATTTTCATGTTCGCCGAATTGGAATAATACGCCTAGGTGTataggcgtatgcccaggtacgcccctgcCTTTGTCACATCATCTGCCGGATTACAgttaaacatttgtgtcaattttGGTACACTGGCTGCTGCATTACTGCTAGCAATGAGAGAACTACTCTTTAAATGCCTTGTCAGTCTAGGTCTTTCTGAATTGTTGTCATAGTCATTCTGGATTAATGCCGAATTCACGTCATTGTCATTCATCTTAGTTACTTGACtaaaagacattctgaataaaggtcacaatCATTCTGgattgtgatcgcagtcattttgacttaaggacATAGGTATTTTGAACTTGATTCAAATACATTCTTGATAAAGGCCACAGTCATTCTGGCCCATGATCGAAGTCATTTTAACTTTAGGACAAAGGtattctgaaatcattagtcacagttattctgaataaaggtcagtCAATCTTACTGCAGGTCTCTTAGTCATTCTGACTTAAGATCGCAGTCTTTAGGTATTATGAATTATTGTCAGGtagatttaacaaaaactaaTATGCTGTAGGTAAGTTCAAAGCGTTACGGGATCattaaaacaaattgaatattaaagtacTCACTAAATGTACATGCAGTTTTGTAGAGATATAATATGTATACTAAATATAACATTGGCGTAGTTAATTTTGAAAAGAGGCAACGTGACCGTTTTgtggccatacttttcaattttgtCACCGTTTGAAAAagataatttaatataaattctAAATCATCAAGTACTAATCATGTGGAGCAAAAATGCTACAAATAAGAACTTAACTTAAGGGGATGATCATTTACTACTGAGTGGAGGTGAATATGGAAATAAATAGTCTGTCCCCAATGcaactgaaaataaataatgtatcctcaaagtaacagaaaatgaataagATTTCCCAAAAATATATAATGTGGTGTTTTTTCTGATAGAATGCATTTTTCTCTCCCTCGCTAAGCTCACACaataatattgataattaacACTATTATACACTGGCCGTGCCGTTCGATTCCAGTGTTCTAGTCTGCAGCATTGATGACTTAAGTCCAGGAATGGTTACGAAATGCACCAAAAAGCAccattttaaaatggtttttttttggcCTCGTACAGTACCCCCCTATAGCAATGACTTACACTTCCATTTCTGCCCAGCTACTCCCTTGACACTGATGTACAGTAGTAGCCCCCCTCCCCACTACATACACTTCTTTAGGAAAAAAATTAAGGTCCTAATATACaccaaaaatgcaccattttAAAGTGTAAAAATTTAGACCTTTGCTCTTCCTTCAACTAAGTAATTTGAGAAAAGCATGTGATACAACCATTTCGCTGCGGTTAACCCTAAATCTAATAAAGCTCATTTCAACTTTTTAGACATATGCGTGTTTGGTTACTATCAATAACACTTTTATCAGAGTATAATTATAAACGATAACAGTAAATTTCTAATgcacattttatttttagaaacaattAACGCAGGTAAAATAAGGAACTGCAGGCATAATTACATGGCGAATTGGTTTCTCATCAGTGTCTGAGAATTTGTAGTGAAAATTAAGGACATTTATTATCTTCGgaattaaggataacatggtgtaatagccatatttcatatcttgtaactggatggtaatatttaaatgaaatttggtcactttaaagacattcaaaattaaaaacttttcaccgagagatttttcaaattttatcatttttttggggagataatcggtattgaagttaacattgatgcctatgggaaatatataatttctttgaatatgagaatctgaacttggatttcgagaaaattttgcggtagaaagctgcattataggattctgatacaaatatcaaaaagaaatataaaattccccgtaggaaaaaggagaaaatcatttttcttctagttttcaggggagataattcgcgaaaaaccaaaattatcaggggaggtaatctaaaggaaattttagagaacttctgtcactatataacttgtcaatatgcaccttatttctatcgtttgacatttctaaagcttacattatcaagttgtatgtacgcatTTGGTGAAaatgaggcctattacaccatgttatccttaagttaaatacaaaatgttctcATATGCAGCTTTGGACCCAACTCTCTCCGCACCAGTAATTAGACGGGTTTGCGTAGTGTAAACTGCCGCCTACTCGAACGCCAAGATAATACTTTAAAGCAATATCACGACAAAAACGAGTGAACCTCACGTTTGGGTCTATGTTGCAGCGTGTTAACATGTCGTTGTAAAATACACTGTCGCAGTAGCTTCTGTTTCGTCTAAATCTTGCACCcttaaaagaaacagaaattaatttggtCATTTTGCTAGATTAAACGCAAAATGACGTATAGCATCCAAGTCTccataatcatttttaatttgatattgtcGCGATTTAGCATTATCTAAAATTGCAGCAGAATGCCTTTGGTTAAAATAAAGCATTTTCTAGTGCCAAAATCCAACACAATTCGTCCAGTGGGATGAAAGGGACCTGCTTTATCAGATCATAtgatgtatttaataaaatatatcagattttATGTATCAAACCCTTGAAACACTCGCACCACTGAACAAATcttaaaattctgaaaaaaatagcGTACAATAGTGTTACGGATGTCTGACTCATTTATCCGTGTTTCGCTTTTGAAATGTTCAAAATAATTAGGCACTTCGTTTTAGTAACGCACATGTGGCCTGTTTAAAATAGTATGTGTTATTAAAAGCTTAAGTAAAATGTAAAGATCACTGGTAATTTGTTAAAATACGTAAGGTTATAAATATTGGTATAATAAATACTTCTTCACTTTCAGTgttaatcatatttcattgctTCTTTCACATactagtaaaaatgtaaatttacaaaacacTAACTTGAAAAGGTAAGTATATTTTACTTCATACGTACACAGGCATAGCATACATCGTGTTTGTTGCAGTCTGGTCTGAAAGTCCGTTTGTAGAAGTAATTTAAACCTAAAGGGATGCTGCATCCATTTGTCCGTCCGTAAGGGGGATAACAAGAGGCTGCCTTCTCCACTACCAGGATCGACACAAGTACTAACACCGTAAGTGAGATGGCAGACATTTCCACTCGTCTCGagctgaaaaacaaacatttgtttttattatcaagATGTTTATGAGCTAGTTCTTCAACTTGTTTAAAGctaatcaaattttatttgtgtttttaattccATATACTTTTGAAATTTAACGTTCACTTCCTAAGCTTTAGCGTTTAATTTCGTATGAACAACACCGCTTAAATAATATCAAACGGAGCCCTTTCCCCGAGACACCACACGCATGCTGACGGCATTCACAGACGAACGAAAAAACCCTGACTCTAAACCAtaacttttttcaatatttgaacaGAACTTACCGTATAATATACTTACTTTTTCAAGTTAgtgttttgtaaatttacattGTTACTAGTATGTGAAAGAagcaatgaaatatgattaacACTTCTTTCAATATTTAAGTTATAGCTAAAACTATGTTTCTGAAGGTGaagatcaaaattgaatcgacacgacagtatgtttttttttcactgtgtttaacgatattttaaataaaaaccagggGCCCGCTCGtttgctcagtagggagagcgcagatctacggatcgcggggtcgtgagttcgattcctgggcgaggcgtatgttgtCCGTGACGATTGACAACAGACATTGTGTCTCATTCGCCCttctcctctgattcatgtggggaagttagcagttactcgcggagaacaggtttgtactgaacactgtttaggttagcTGCCCGACGTAACGTTATTGATATACTGTCGATAAAcagcgttaaaccaaaaacagacaaaaaaccCCCAGTTTTTTTTCATCTGACGGGAAATTGCAACCGAACAAGGGCGGGTTTTTTGGCTGTTCTATTCagatgttgaaaagatcgatatcctggcatctaatttgattttctgatactcgtGGAAAGCAAACCACATCTTTTTGTAGCAAGTTACCGTACAAAGGTAATGATAAGAACTGAATACTATTGTCTGTATAAACTACATTGTttgtataaacgcacaaaaatagcattttattcataaaaagatTATCTAGCCGTGTTTTCAGCGAAGTAAACTCCGTTAACGATAAAATCTTGTTTGGCaatgactgtgactcaatgcagacttggagcgctggtataaattacagactccggtatataccggattaactaaatttgaacgaaaaatatcttaatgtatatattttgtaaccatggtgatactcatcctaacctttagtcagtattttcagcatattatacactaaatgcttgcggacatgcaaaaatatgcatatttttgccgtgcgctacaattgataatcactttcgggcatgcgcagaagaccgctccaactttgcaatgagttacatcgacgCAACTTCACCAATCTTAAACTCCTTTCACAAAATCTCGCATTTATTGTAGTGTATTATTTTGTGATAACacatgttcttttttatttctataagaCTGATCattgtgattttaaaaaatataaatatttttatttattctattgtgtgtgatatttttatacatagtacgaacaagaaatatctttaaaaatgatggtcggcgaattgtaataaggaaagaagtggcttatgaatttttcatctaagaTTCAtatttcatctaacatttttcaaattgcaaaactaaacaccgcactttaacaatttaaatggttctcttttaatttttcgcaaaggtttcgtagggttgcaattttgtttcatttatccttagacgaataattacagcagtagtctgatgaagattcatgaagcggttcataagaagaggtcattaaacgtgtttatatttttagctaaactgGTCCCTATCCTCATTTGTAGCAAAATAgtaggagaccttacgatattgctacacatcgagtttgataaaaatccattacattttagtggttaatgcgaagaaaggcatatctacttttagctatagtggttccTAATAGGGTCCAAATTCCTAtatagcagcccctaaaaggggttaaatgtcccagctgaacaaaggtgactgcgggcctaataaagatgctacaaatcaagtttgattagaatacatgagaaaaaatcaattaaaggatttttttatttattatttttatttatttctaaaataggccaactgatcccgctttaacaaatgcatattcgctattcatgaatctttggacaatgacgtcacacctataaaaaagtgaaggtcaagcaaaacatacaattgtacttatttcaatatttctgtttcataagcaaagtttgaccgtagtcatatcacatagataaactgtatgcagcgtaccttcttttcagtgtaatgatattcagtcattatatagcatatatataataaaacagatttcaactgagttcaatatttgcataccatactaaagaaaaatattcatatataataaatcagttaaataatttataacaaatatatcaaagcaaacaagtactcattttaatatgcaatctgaataagtcacaaaaccaagaaaccttttcatatacaggcgacaattgtaacaaggaaaatcttttaaaaagcacttctctacataaaagact contains:
- the LOC128553480 gene encoding histone-lysine N-methyltransferase SETMAR-like; amino-acid sequence: MEGMFLSHAVPQGQTVTAAYYSKVIKRDLMHALRKKRPHIAAEYIIFHQDNAPAHRAESTTLEIDILGFERLIHPPYSPDLAPMDFSVFPALKSELRGHKFDNLDQLRYAMRTILSKKSCDWYRGIYNTWVQRHTKCIEKNGEYFEKV